One window of Staphylococcus chromogenes genomic DNA carries:
- the pepT gene encoding peptidase T, which produces MKENIIERLTRYVKINTQSNPHSETTPSTPEQWDLLHLLEDELKTMGLKTELDAHGYLFATLESNTTKTVPTIGFLAHVDTSPDFNAAHVHPQLIENYDGGTIQLGDSGRIIDPEVFPDIVKVKSHTLMTTDGTSLLGADDKAGVVEIMEALQCLKNHPEIKHGTIRIGFTPDEEIGRGPHQFNVEKFNADFAYTMDGSQLGELQFESFNAAEAKVTFEGVNVHPGSAKNKMVNASALATQFHAQLPEKEVPEHTEDYEGFYHLTEIEGNVETATLHYILRDHDHESFEKRKQTLIDIQAHMNAKYHYDPVQLVINDQYRNMAEKINPHPHIIDVPKRVYESLNIVPNTAPIRGGTDGSQLSFMGLPTPNIFTGCDHFHGPYEYASIDVMAQAIKVIIGIVQTFEKEA; this is translated from the coding sequence ATGAAAGAAAATATCATCGAAAGACTAACACGTTACGTCAAAATAAATACACAGTCCAATCCTCATAGTGAAACAACACCCTCAACACCTGAACAATGGGATTTACTGCATTTATTAGAAGATGAACTTAAAACGATGGGGCTCAAAACCGAATTAGATGCACATGGTTATTTATTTGCCACCCTTGAAAGTAATACGACAAAAACTGTGCCCACTATCGGCTTTTTAGCTCACGTGGATACATCTCCTGATTTTAATGCGGCGCATGTTCATCCGCAACTGATTGAAAACTACGATGGTGGCACAATTCAACTCGGTGATTCCGGAAGAATAATTGATCCGGAGGTATTTCCAGATATCGTGAAAGTGAAAAGTCATACGTTAATGACAACGGATGGGACTTCTTTATTAGGGGCAGATGATAAAGCCGGTGTCGTTGAAATCATGGAAGCACTTCAATGTTTAAAAAATCATCCAGAAATAAAGCACGGCACTATTCGTATCGGTTTTACGCCAGACGAAGAAATTGGTCGTGGCCCGCATCAATTTAATGTAGAAAAATTCAATGCTGATTTTGCCTACACAATGGATGGCAGTCAGTTAGGCGAATTACAATTTGAAAGCTTTAACGCAGCAGAAGCTAAAGTCACTTTTGAAGGGGTCAATGTCCACCCCGGCTCGGCTAAAAACAAGATGGTCAATGCCTCAGCCTTAGCAACGCAGTTTCATGCCCAATTACCTGAAAAAGAAGTCCCAGAACATACAGAAGATTACGAAGGCTTTTATCATTTAACTGAAATAGAAGGGAACGTTGAAACAGCAACGCTTCATTACATTTTACGTGATCATGATCATGAAAGTTTTGAAAAACGTAAACAGACACTCATCGATATCCAAGCCCATATGAATGCAAAATATCATTATGATCCTGTGCAACTCGTAATTAATGATCAATATCGTAATATGGCTGAAAAGATTAACCCCCACCCTCACATCATCGATGTTCCGAAACGCGTTTACGAATCTTTAAATATCGTTCCTAATACAGCGCCTATCCGTGGAGGGACAGATGGATCGCAATTATCATTCATGGGCTTACCGACCCCGAACATTTTTACAGGTTGTGACCATTTTCACGGGCCTTACGAATATGCGTCTATCGACGTCATGGCTCAAGCTATCAAAGTTATAATTGGAATCGTTCAAACCTTTGAAAAAGAAGCATAA
- a CDS encoding glycerate kinase, whose product MKVLVAMDEFNGILSSYDANRFVEEAVDSQIEDADIVQVPLFNGRHELLNSVFMWKSGTQYRIDVHDAEMNEIEAQYGQTEDGLTVIQAEQFQKGTGHYLNHTSYGLGEVIQHALNKGAKTFAISVGGTDTFDGGAGMLQALGAVFYNDDGERVDMTKGLGQVKHIRRVDTSGLHPQLKDTHFQILIDFSSKMYGKQSAIMQSYKTLHLSREEAVEIDNLLWYFSEIMKHELKLSLGQIERGGAGGGMAAIFKTMFNAEIMTSHELVDQITGLENLVKQADLILFGEGINERDHVINTSSLRIAELAQQYQKLAIALCGTSEKFEQYENLGVTAMFNAFDEMPNEYPDFKLGVTLRAYTVQVVKLLNAHI is encoded by the coding sequence ATGAAAGTACTCGTTGCGATGGATGAATTTAATGGAATTCTGTCGAGTTATGACGCAAACCGCTTTGTTGAAGAAGCGGTGGATAGTCAAATTGAAGACGCAGATATTGTACAAGTTCCATTATTTAACGGGCGACATGAACTTTTAAATTCAGTATTTATGTGGAAATCAGGGACACAATACCGAATCGATGTACATGATGCTGAAATGAATGAAATTGAAGCGCAATATGGGCAAACGGAAGATGGTCTAACGGTGATACAGGCAGAACAATTCCAAAAAGGCACTGGACATTATTTAAACCATACGAGTTATGGTTTGGGTGAAGTGATTCAACACGCATTGAATAAAGGTGCTAAAACATTTGCGATTTCTGTCGGAGGGACGGATACCTTCGATGGCGGTGCAGGGATGTTACAAGCTCTAGGTGCGGTCTTTTATAATGACGATGGAGAACGTGTGGATATGACAAAAGGCTTGGGTCAAGTGAAACATATTCGACGAGTAGATACTAGTGGCTTACATCCTCAGTTAAAAGATACTCACTTTCAAATCTTAATAGATTTTAGTAGCAAAATGTATGGAAAGCAGAGTGCCATCATGCAAAGCTACAAGACGCTTCACTTATCAAGAGAAGAAGCGGTAGAAATTGATAACTTGCTTTGGTATTTTAGTGAAATTATGAAACATGAATTAAAGCTGTCATTAGGCCAAATTGAACGCGGTGGTGCTGGTGGAGGCATGGCTGCGATATTTAAAACGATGTTTAATGCAGAAATTATGACAAGTCATGAACTTGTAGATCAAATTACAGGACTTGAAAATCTAGTTAAACAAGCGGATTTAATTTTGTTTGGCGAAGGGATTAACGAACGCGATCACGTGATTAACACATCGTCATTAAGAATTGCTGAATTGGCACAACAGTACCAAAAATTGGCCATAGCGCTTTGCGGCACATCTGAAAAATTTGAGCAGTATGAGAATTTAGGTGTCACAGCGATGTTCAATGCATTCGATGAAATGCCTAATGAATATCCGGATTTTAAGTTAGGTGTGACATTACGTGCTTATACTGTGCAAGTTGTCAAATTATTAAATGCCCACATTTAA
- the ytxJ gene encoding bacillithiol system redox-active protein YtxJ, with amino-acid sequence MATKLTSIDQFEQVIQQYPYVFVLKHSNTCPISERAMDQFNKFLYERDMDGYYLIVQEERELSNYIEEKTGIKHESPQAFYFVNGEASWHESHDNITVSSLAKAE; translated from the coding sequence ATGGCGACAAAGCTGACGTCAATTGATCAGTTTGAACAAGTCATCCAACAGTATCCATATGTATTTGTATTAAAACACAGTAATACTTGTCCTATTTCCGAACGCGCAATGGATCAATTTAATAAGTTTTTATATGAAAGAGATATGGACGGGTATTATCTCATCGTTCAAGAAGAACGAGAATTATCAAATTATATCGAAGAAAAAACGGGGATTAAACACGAATCTCCCCAAGCTTTTTACTTTGTAAATGGTGAGGCGTCTTGGCACGAAAGCCATGATAATATTACTGTTTCCTCATTAGCAAAAGCTGAGTAA
- a CDS encoding EMYY motif lipoprotein: MKHTLFLLIMVISVVSLLSACGQHQKQDKQQFDQQLKKVEQKEQAFYKAYNDADFHELKTMRHTEATEDNKAAFEQKQRVMNESVRPKWKAYRKEAQKLPTPNKDVEALKKEYLKAVDKKGQSLNQTSEFISLCLDTIKSNENIIEYTQKFEKRRKSVEDELTEAKVTPQGQQDSEILERVLAKNNSNIKKEVEDVLSEKNEIKRSQRLKNEILPLIQTHIKSLNQERIHDNTVNNARQHAIQMYYELENYYKERAKNAINSEKLSEMNIKHVIRTSDELEHYETTYHQKNDELESQLQ, from the coding sequence ATGAAGCATACCCTATTTCTACTAATAATGGTTATAAGTGTCGTTAGTCTTTTATCTGCTTGTGGGCAACATCAAAAACAAGATAAACAACAATTTGATCAACAACTCAAAAAGGTTGAACAAAAAGAACAAGCCTTTTATAAAGCCTATAATGATGCTGATTTTCATGAATTAAAGACAATGCGTCATACAGAAGCAACAGAAGACAATAAAGCAGCTTTTGAACAAAAGCAACGCGTGATGAACGAAAGCGTGCGTCCTAAATGGAAAGCATATCGCAAAGAAGCGCAAAAACTACCGACGCCAAATAAAGATGTAGAGGCACTTAAAAAAGAATATCTAAAAGCCGTCGATAAAAAAGGCCAAAGTTTAAATCAGACTTCTGAATTTATATCGCTATGCTTGGATACGATAAAATCCAATGAAAATATCATAGAGTATACACAAAAATTTGAAAAGCGTCGTAAAAGTGTGGAAGATGAATTAACAGAAGCGAAAGTAACACCCCAAGGACAACAAGATAGTGAAATTTTAGAAAGGGTTTTAGCTAAAAATAATAGTAATATTAAAAAAGAAGTAGAGGACGTTCTTTCAGAAAAAAATGAAATCAAACGTTCTCAAAGATTGAAAAACGAAATTCTCCCTCTTATCCAAACGCACATCAAATCCTTAAACCAAGAGCGAATTCATGATAATACGGTAAATAACGCACGTCAACATGCGATTCAAATGTATTATGAATTAGAAAATTATTATAAAGAACGCGCTAAAAACGCTATAAATAGTGAAAAATTATCTGAAATGAATATTAAACACGTTATTAGAACTTCTGACGAATTAGAACATTATGAAACGACTTATCATCAAAAAAATGATGAATTAGAAAGTCAATTACAGTAA
- a CDS encoding GrpB family protein, which translates to MYRHVQPFTVKPETSHFEQEYATYREILFNLLDTPIKTTQHIGGTKHFNYPTEPILDILVGVDNLHDITSLDEKRLNYASFYRIHQPMHKKVLMAKFNDLIELKQTVRLHIIQRSTDIFHQYVEIDELLSNDTTAIQDFTHFKQSIKNLSIREYETRKANYFKKLLPLIQSK; encoded by the coding sequence ATGTATCGACATGTCCAACCATTTACCGTTAAACCTGAAACCTCTCACTTTGAGCAAGAATACGCCACTTATCGAGAGATATTATTTAATCTTTTAGATACGCCCATTAAAACTACCCAACATATTGGAGGCACTAAACATTTCAATTATCCGACTGAACCGATTCTGGATATCCTGGTAGGCGTTGATAATTTACATGATATTACCTCTTTAGACGAAAAACGTTTAAACTATGCTAGCTTTTATCGCATCCACCAACCGATGCATAAAAAAGTTTTAATGGCAAAATTTAATGATTTAATTGAACTTAAACAAACTGTTCGTTTACATATTATCCAACGAAGCACGGATATTTTCCATCAATATGTAGAAATTGACGAATTATTGTCAAATGATACGACAGCGATTCAAGATTTTACACATTTCAAACAAAGTATCAAAAATTTGTCCATTCGAGAATATGAAACTCGTAAAGCCAATTACTTTAAAAAATTATTGCCTCTCATTCAGTCAAAATGA
- the murB gene encoding UDP-N-acetylmuramate dehydrogenase, whose protein sequence is MDNANILQKLKQIIPEEIIKVDEPLKRYTYTETGGNADFYISPKSYEEVQKVVQFAYENNIPVTYLGNGSNIIIRDGGIRGIVLSLLDLNYIDVSDTTIVAGSGAAIIDVSRQARDLSLTGLEFACGIPGSVGGAVYMNAGAYGGEVKDVIDYARVVNEKGEMFQLTHNELDLDYRNSIIQKEHYVVLEAAFTLAPGKQHEIQEVMDDLTERRESKQPLEYPSCGSVFRRPPGYFAGKLIQDAHLQGYRVGGVEVSKKHAGFMVNVDHGTATDYEDLIHHVQKVVKEKFDVTLEREVRIIGEKIEARQ, encoded by the coding sequence TTGGATAACGCTAACATCTTACAAAAATTAAAGCAGATCATTCCAGAAGAGATTATTAAAGTTGATGAACCGCTTAAACGTTATACGTACACTGAAACAGGAGGTAATGCGGATTTTTATATTTCTCCTAAAAGTTATGAAGAGGTACAAAAAGTTGTACAATTTGCATATGAAAACAACATTCCTGTAACTTATTTAGGAAATGGCTCAAATATTATTATTCGAGATGGTGGTATACGAGGCATTGTGTTAAGTCTATTAGATTTAAATTATATCGACGTCTCTGATACAACGATTGTAGCAGGAAGCGGTGCTGCGATTATCGATGTTTCTCGTCAAGCGAGAGATTTATCTTTAACAGGGCTTGAGTTCGCATGTGGTATTCCTGGTTCTGTTGGGGGTGCGGTTTACATGAACGCAGGCGCTTATGGCGGTGAAGTTAAAGACGTCATCGATTATGCACGTGTCGTCAACGAAAAAGGCGAAATGTTTCAGTTAACACATAATGAATTAGATTTAGACTACAGAAATAGTATCATTCAAAAAGAACATTATGTCGTGCTAGAAGCGGCTTTTACTTTAGCTCCTGGCAAACAACATGAAATTCAAGAAGTCATGGACGACTTAACAGAGCGTCGTGAATCTAAACAACCGTTAGAATATCCATCATGTGGCAGTGTTTTTCGTCGACCACCTGGTTATTTTGCAGGTAAATTAATCCAAGATGCCCATCTGCAAGGCTATCGTGTCGGTGGTGTGGAGGTTTCTAAAAAGCACGCCGGTTTTATGGTTAATGTGGATCACGGAACTGCTACTGATTATGAGGATTTAATCCATCACGTACAAAAAGTCGTGAAAGAAAAATTTGATGTTACTTTAGAAAGAGAAGTTCGTATTATTGGCGAAAAAATAGAAGCACGTCAGTAG
- a CDS encoding CHY zinc finger protein, which yields MPTVYGQVIDNETRCVHYQTILDVIAIKFKCCNKYYPCYKCHNEAEHHRIQRWKEHEFNEKAIMCGVCKHEMTINEYMLIESCPKCNAHFNSRCKLHYHVYFEI from the coding sequence ATGCCAACTGTATATGGTCAAGTCATCGATAATGAAACACGTTGTGTACACTATCAAACGATTCTTGATGTCATTGCAATTAAATTTAAATGTTGCAACAAATACTATCCATGTTACAAATGTCATAACGAAGCGGAACATCATCGTATTCAGAGATGGAAAGAACATGAATTTAATGAAAAGGCCATTATGTGCGGCGTATGCAAACATGAAATGACGATTAATGAATATATGCTCATTGAATCATGTCCCAAATGCAATGCCCACTTTAACAGTCGTTGCAAATTGCATTATCATGTTTATTTTGAAATATAA
- the nrdF gene encoding class 1b ribonucleoside-diphosphate reductase subunit beta: MIAVNWNTQEDMTNMFWRQNIAQMWVETEFKVSKDIASWKTLTEDEQNAFKKALAGLTGLDTHQADDGMPLIMLHTKDLRKKAVYAFMGMMEQIHAKSYSHIFTTLLPSKETNYLLDEWVLEEPHLRYKSEKIVGTYHKLWGEEASIYDQYMARVASVFLETFLFYSGFYYPLYLAGQGRMTTSGEIIRKILLDESIHGVFTGLDAQHLRNELSESEKLKADQEMYKLLEDLYKNEASYTRELYEPLGLAEDVLNYVRYNGNKALSNLGFEPYFEEREFNPIIENALDTSTKNHDFFSVKGDGYTLALNVEALKDEDFIFDDK, from the coding sequence ATGATAGCTGTTAATTGGAATACACAAGAAGATATGACAAATATGTTTTGGCGTCAAAATATAGCTCAAATGTGGGTTGAGACAGAATTTAAAGTTTCTAAAGATATCGCGAGTTGGAAAACTTTAACAGAAGATGAGCAAAATGCTTTTAAAAAAGCTTTAGCAGGGTTAACTGGCTTAGATACTCATCAAGCAGATGATGGTATGCCTTTAATCATGTTACATACCAAAGATTTACGTAAAAAAGCAGTTTACGCTTTTATGGGAATGATGGAACAAATACATGCGAAAAGCTACTCACACATTTTTACGACATTGTTGCCCTCAAAAGAGACAAACTATTTACTAGATGAATGGGTGTTGGAAGAACCTCATTTAAGATACAAATCAGAAAAAATCGTAGGAACCTATCATAAATTATGGGGAGAAGAAGCTTCAATTTATGATCAATATATGGCCAGAGTCGCTAGTGTATTTTTAGAAACATTCTTATTCTATTCAGGTTTCTATTATCCGTTATATCTTGCAGGACAAGGGCGTATGACAACTTCTGGGGAAATCATACGTAAAATTTTATTAGATGAATCCATTCATGGTGTATTCACAGGCTTAGACGCCCAACACTTACGAAATGAATTGTCAGAAAGTGAAAAATTAAAAGCGGACCAAGAAATGTACAAATTACTTGAGGATTTATATAAAAATGAAGCCTCTTATACGCGTGAATTATATGAGCCATTAGGCTTAGCGGAAGATGTTTTAAATTACGTACGCTACAATGGTAATAAAGCATTATCTAATCTTGGTTTTGAACCCTATTTTGAAGAACGTGAATTTAATCCAATTATTGAAAATGCGTTAGATACGTCTACTAAAAACCACGATTTCTTCTCAGTTAAAGGTGATGGTTATACATTGGCATTAAATGTAGAAGCCTTAAAAGACGAAGATTTCATATTTGATGATAAATAA